The DNA region GCCCTGAGGCGGGTTGAGGCCCATTCCGCGGTCCTCGTGTGGAGATGAGGCGGTACCGGTGCGGAGTCGGGCGGGACGATGAGACCTTTCGCCGTTACTGGCCTCCGAGCCACTGCGGTCGCGTTCCGTCCGGGACGGAGGACGGGACGCCGCTCGTCCCGGGCCGTTGCTGGGCTGAGGCTCTTCGCTCGGTGCCCGCTGCTGGTAGGTGACGGGAGGCGGTCGTCGCTCACGGGAGGCGGACCGCTGACTGGGAGTCCGCTCACGGCTTGGGGCGGTGCGAGAAGCCGGCGGGCCAACCATGGGAGTGGTCATGGAGCCGGGCATCGGGCCGGGCACCATCGGGATAGTCGAAGGACTCTTCTGAGACTCCAGTAACTGCTTCCTGGCCTGTCTGAAGGCCCTCAATCCGGCGTGCACaggctcttcttccttctccttgctCGTCTCCTGCGACGGCAACACGGGGGTCGTCTCAGCTCTGGGGAACGGGGGCTTCTCTCGGTCCTCGCGAACAGGAGACTGGGGTTCCTTGTCCTCAAAACTGGACCGGCTCGGACTGGGGGCGCTACTGATGGTCGATGACGCAAGGCCGAGCATCTTGATGGCTTTGGAGTGCTGGCTGTCCTGGCGGTTCTCCCGATTGCGGTCGATCAAGGAGCCACGGCTCGTCTTTTGCCTCAGGATGCCCAACGGGTTCGGGCGGGGCAGCGATGGCTCACGGATACGGTCTACGGGGTTAGGCGACAGAGACCGACTGTCGCGGTCAGACTCGACGTACGACGTAAGTCTCTCGCGGACTCGACgggcgccatcggcaagTTGACTGGCGAACTCGTCTTGatccttctccatctcggtGCTGGAGCCCGTGTTCCGCTCCGACGCGTTCCGGGTGCCCGATGGCAGAGCTGGGCGAGGCTGGGAAGCgggctgctgctccttgTGCTCACCATCGGCCTGCTCGTTTCCGTTGAAGGTCGAGTTTCTCCAGTCCGGCGACTGAGCCTCCCAGGGGTTGGCCATAGCTCCCATGTCCGCCATGGACTTGGAATCGTAGGGATCAAGCGGGAACCTGGAAGCAAAGTTGGACGTCTGCGGCGCTGAGCCGTAAAGGGACGACGTCGCACTGTCGGTCCGGAGGTGCTGGCGGACCATACCACTGAGGCCCGATGATGAAGGGAGAGTGGGCGAGTCTTGAGGCGAGTTCAGTGACTCGACGGACACGGCAGAAACGGGAGGGAAGGGCTGTTCAGGCGTAGGCGACGGCTCAGCCGAAACTCTCGTgatcgtcgacgacaacgggGCTGGCTCTGCTGAGTTCCTGAGTGCGGGATGGTCGCGGTCGGCTGGCCGTCTTGACGCGGGGTGGAAACCTGCAGCAGGCCTTGTGTATTCATCCTGTGGCGACATGGAATCGTCGTAGAAGCTCATTccggcctcttcctccttcacGGTCGGCTCGGTCCGGATGGTGGGTTCGGGCTTCTCGATCGGGAGTCTGTgggccgaagaagacgaccgCGAGCGACCGGTTGTCTGAGAGGCGTTGGACTCGGCGCGGAACCTGTTGGCCGGCGTGTCGCGACCCTGCTGGAGTTGGAGCTGTCTCTGGGCGTATCTCGACTCGTCGTACGAGTGGAGTGGCTTCTGGAACAGTCCCATTGCGGTGGCCTTGCCGCGATCACTGGGCAGGATTGAgttctcctcgccctcgctgATGGGTGGGCTCAGGGGCGGCGCGCCGCCAAACGAGGGCCTGGGCTCCGGGTTCGTCACGCCCAGATCCATGGGAGGGATCGGGCTTCCGACCGTTAGTGGGCTCCCGGATCGCAGGTTGGGAGCACTGGCCTTGGCCAAGATCCTCCTCTCACCGAACCGGTCATTGAAGAGGCTACTTGTCGGGGACGGCCCGTTCTGCATCAGGTCGGGAGTTCTGCTGCCGAGGGTGCGCTGGCGGGACAGCGTATCCATACGCGACAGGGCCGAGGATTGCTGCTCTTGGAGCTCGTGATTGAGTCCCGTCTCGTAGAGGCGGCGCGATCGAGTGTAGGTGCGTTCGAGATGAGGAGTGCCTGCGGCCGAATTGGGAGCCGTCGAGTTTGACTGCCAGTCCTTTGCTGCGGACGTGGGCTGCGACATGACTGAGGTGGCTGCGGTGGAATTGCGGCCGACGGAGGGTgtggacgacgtcgtcgagttcGTCTCTCTTTTGCTATTGTAGCCTACGGGCGGAGGAGACTCAGCGCGAGCAAGATCGAGACTCGAATGTGTCTggtcgttctcgtcgtcgaacGACATTTTGGACTTCTCGGCCTGTCTCCATTTCTGGAAAGCCGACTTGGacacgtcgtcgtcgtagagGACACGGCCACTCATGCCTCCGCCTTCAAGGTTCTTTGTCGATGCGGTTCCTGAGGCAAGCTTGTACACCTTCTGCCGTCCGCCGAATAGGTTATTGCCTTCACCGGGTTTGGCGCGGTCCATAACGCTCCCCGAGATGGAGCTGCCGTCTGCCGAGTGGTATGAGTCCATGCGGTTGAAGGGCGCCTCTTTCCTGATGGACTCAACCTCTGCAATGTCCGAGAGTGCATTGGCACCcgggccgaagccgaagtcCATCAACCTTGACTGTCGGTTGGGGAATAAGACGCTGTCGTCGCTCGCCTTGCCGAtcttggtgtttgggtcaTCTTGTTCCCTGAGCATGGAGAATCGTGCAGAAAGGCCCGTCATGAGCAGGCTCGTCCGGAAGTCATCGCTTGGCGGCAGAGCATTCTCCAGGTCCAGCTCCTTCTTCGGTTCCTCCTCTTGAGACTTCTTGGCCTTACCGAAAAGGCGGAAGGGCGTGGAGGATTCGGACTCGTGGGAagccctcggcgccgaggcaGCGTCAtccttcgccttcttcttggtgcgAAAACGGTTCATGGTGGTCAGTATTTGCTGCCGTGTCTTGGCcgaaaaggaaaaggagcTGTGTCGGTTCTTCTGGAGGGCcgctcctcgtcttccttcttGTCGGGGTCGATTTATCGAGCTCGGGTATGGGTCTTCATTAAGCGGCTGCCATTAAAAGGGATGTCGGGATCGTGGTTTGACAAGTTGGGACGGAAGCCGAAAgcttgtttgtttgtttgtttgaAACGAGCTCTGTCGTTGGGGACGATTGGTCGAGAGAGCGTCTGAAAGTTGAGATGCCTAGACACATACGCAAAATGGCAGTCTCGTCAGCAAAAGGTTTGATAGGAACCCTTGGACACACAACCACGTTCCGGTCTCAGCTCCAGACCGCTTTGGGCGTATGGACTGCAGCAATTGAGTTCAGCAAGGCGTCGGAGCGGCTGAAGCTGAGCTCGAGCGCCGTCGCAGCTGGAGGAGATGGGGAGGTTGAGACGAAAGCACTGGAAAGGTGATGGTTTGGGATGAATGCAACAACAACTCTGTTGTATCTAAGGCGGAGAGCAACACGGAAGGGCAGATACAAAGACCGAGGCAGAGGTAAAGACAGGGAAGTCTTGGGAGGTAGACATGTTAACATACCTGGGTCAAAGATGATCAAAGACGGGGCTGCCTGTGTCGGGGGTGTTTCAGCAGGATGGAGTTCAGGTCCGGCTGTCAATGTCGCAGGCGGGTGCTCTTTTGATCCCAAGATAGATATCTCGAGGCTTTGTCTGTCTCTCGGCTGGTGTTGAAGCTGGAGGATGAAAAGGTGGCGGCTGAGAATAGAGCTGCCGAGACGACAAAACGAAAAGGGGGTTCGTTCGCTCGCAAAGCAGGACAAGTAGTCGGATGGTCCAGGGTCGCACACTCATCCACACGAGATTCAATGGTCTCCTGCACGATAGGCCGGCGGCAGGAAGTGGTGCGTCGAAGCCAGTCCTGATGTTGCGCGaggacgggatgggatgcaGGAACCAAGCCTCAGCTTTCTAGCTTTTGTAGTCGGCGGGTTGGTCAGTGTTCCGGAACAGGAAACGAATGTCGAAGGTTGGATGGCAAATGTCGTAGTGGCTATATCGTGGCCTCTCGATTGAAGAGAAAGTGGTGAGGTCCCGTCGGGGGTGTACTTCGACAATCCCGGTCGAGAAGAGATCGTATTCCGGTTGTCGCAGAGATGCTGGATCTCGCGGTGCCGTTCGTAGTTTTGACACGGTCGACAGTCGTGTCGAGAGACGGTGGAAGGCTTAGAGAGAAGCgaaaggaggagagggaggagaagagaagagaagagaaaagggagggagggtgtgTAAAAGAAGGACTCGGGTCGGTAGATGGATGCTCTCGAatcgaggggggggggtttgatTATGATTTTTTACCCTTCAGTTTTTGGTCTTTCCGTG from Colletotrichum higginsianum IMI 349063 chromosome 4, whole genome shotgun sequence includes:
- a CDS encoding Glycosyl hydrolase family 43 protein, with protein sequence MNRFRTKKKAKDDAASAPRASHESESSTPFRLFGKAKKSQEEEPKKELDLENALPPSDDFRTSLLMTGLSARFSMLREQDDPNTKIGKASDDSVLFPNRQSRLMDFGFGPGANALSDIAEVESIRKEAPFNRMDSYHSADGSSISGSVMDRAKPGEGNNLFGGRQKVYKLASGTASTKNLEGGGMSGRVLYDDDVSKSAFQKWRQAEKSKMSFDDENDQTHSSLDLARAESPPPVGYNSKRETNSTTSSTPSVGRNSTAATSVMSQPTSAAKDWQSNSTAPNSAAGTPHLERTYTRSRRLYETGLNHELQEQQSSALSRMDTLSRQRTLGSRTPDLMQNGPSPTSSLFNDRFGERRILAKASAPNLRSGSPLTVGSPIPPMDLGVTNPEPRPSFGGAPPLSPPISEGEENSILPSDRGKATAMGLFQKPLHSYDESRYAQRQLQLQQGRDTPANRFRAESNASQTTGRSRSSSSAHRLPIEKPEPTIRTEPTVKEEEAGMSFYDDSMSPQDEYTRPAAGFHPASRRPADRDHPALRNSAEPAPLSSTITRVSAEPSPTPEQPFPPVSAVSVESLNSPQDSPTLPSSSGLSGMVRQHLRTDSATSSLYGSAPQTSNFASRFPLDPYDSKSMADMGAMANPWEAQSPDWRNSTFNGNEQADGEHKEQQPASQPRPALPSGTRNASERNTGSSTEMEKDQDEFASQLADGARRVRERLTSYVESDRDSRSLSPNPVDRIREPSLPRPNPLGILRQKTSRGSLIDRNRENRQDSQHSKAIKMLGLASSTISSAPSPSRSSFEDKEPQSPVREDREKPPFPRAETTPVLPSQETSKEKEEEPVHAGLRAFRQARKQLLESQKSPSTIPMVPGPMPGSMTTPMVGPPASRTAPSRERTPSQRSASRERRPPPVTYQQRAPSEEPQPSNGPGRAASRPPSRTERDRSGSEASNGERSHRPARLRTGTASSPHEDRGMGLNPPQGPHSGRPAMLQSPGLPGTNIRRSPIMPPQPYPTGAPSAKTLDRSASSGNLAVQYRRRGPDPAQPSPISPMAPIPSPSIPVSQSTPSFVPSRRPSAPPVPSPNYDNPAASRLDESMKRTVRKRDISEPTFVSSTSRVPTVALPETSESRSRSGSRSRSGSMLGGAASTPNLHATMQAHANAPPVPPINPKRRNMIGSMMGRRGEDDSGASSPHSTFSPPPVLSERGGDSHSAFSISDEEDGPGSQRRRLRKTISEANGMNMRARLARGNSPSNMPAPTAMTGGLNNGSMPGGMI